A part of Paenibacillus donghaensis genomic DNA contains:
- a CDS encoding AIM24 family protein, whose translation MNVDIQDEGDGGGGQAVAFTIAEHEEVHVLHPQQIIAYQGPSSGRADRIMDVKGIYRKRKLIRSDLSGPCRFVAALPPGYRVKTMQLDGKSDLLYDFRHLFYYSEGITMQTRMLSIKNMFITRDVVKVKFSGKGSIGILTEGTVCEAELDPFEPLYVDAGSIVAYPENAKLELTVYGNHLASQHMSYHWKMTGHGSVLFQAGRQSRRFERDNSEDGIIKRFLREALPFGGVFIK comes from the coding sequence ATGAACGTCGATATCCAGGATGAAGGCGACGGCGGAGGCGGACAGGCAGTCGCTTTTACCATTGCCGAACACGAAGAGGTTCATGTTCTTCACCCGCAGCAGATTATCGCCTACCAGGGCCCTTCTTCCGGCCGCGCAGATAGAATTATGGATGTTAAAGGCATCTACCGCAAACGCAAGCTGATCCGCTCGGACCTCTCCGGTCCCTGCAGATTCGTGGCTGCGCTGCCTCCCGGCTACCGGGTCAAAACCATGCAGCTGGATGGCAAAAGCGATCTGCTCTATGATTTCAGACATCTGTTCTATTACAGTGAAGGGATTACCATGCAGACTCGGATGCTGAGCATCAAGAATATGTTCATCACGCGTGACGTTGTAAAGGTCAAGTTCTCCGGCAAAGGCAGCATCGGTATATTGACCGAAGGCACAGTCTGTGAAGCGGAGCTCGACCCGTTCGAGCCGCTGTATGTGGACGCGGGCAGCATCGTCGCCTATCCCGAGAATGCCAAGCTGGAGCTTACCGTATACGGCAACCATCTGGCCAGTCAGCATATGAGCTATCATTGGAAAATGACCGGACATGGGTCTGTGCTGTTTCAGGCGGGCAGGCAGAGCCGCCGCTTCGAGCGTGACAACAGCGAAGACGGAATCATCAAACGTTTCCTGCGCGAAGCCCTGCCTTTTGGCGGCGTGTTCATTAAATGA
- a CDS encoding M50 family metallopeptidase gives MNKWLTTLLILAGSALLTRWIPFSSLFRNLDTMVHEFGHALATLLLSGRVLRVELYMNHSGVTYSAIQAGGKAIVLSLAGYPFASLFALLLFYLYRKGQQNWGLILSSAIAIMMLLLYVRGSFGMIWLAGFILLNLLMLFPWKKASRYYYLFLAFLTLEESVMGTLYLVYAAVTSPSRAGDAANLARLTPVPALFWALLFLMISLVCAKLALQQFFTRERVRSNTVKATR, from the coding sequence ATGAATAAATGGCTTACAACGCTGCTGATTCTGGCCGGGTCGGCACTGTTAACCCGCTGGATTCCGTTCTCTTCGTTATTCCGCAATCTGGATACCATGGTCCATGAATTTGGCCATGCGCTGGCTACGCTGCTGCTCTCAGGACGTGTGCTGCGAGTAGAGCTGTATATGAACCATAGCGGAGTTACCTATTCAGCCATTCAGGCCGGGGGCAAGGCCATTGTGCTATCGCTTGCGGGGTACCCGTTTGCCTCACTATTCGCCTTGCTCCTATTCTATCTGTACCGGAAAGGGCAACAGAACTGGGGACTCATATTGTCTTCGGCCATCGCCATTATGATGCTGCTGCTGTACGTTCGCGGGAGCTTTGGCATGATCTGGCTGGCAGGGTTCATCCTGCTCAATCTACTGATGCTCTTTCCGTGGAAGAAAGCCAGCCGTTATTATTACTTATTCCTGGCTTTTCTGACACTGGAGGAATCGGTTATGGGCACTCTTTATCTGGTCTATGCGGCTGTAACTTCGCCGTCAAGGGCCGGCGATGCCGCCAATCTGGCCCGGCTTACCCCGGTACCCGCCCTATTCTGGGCACTGCTGTTTCTGATGATTTCGCTGGTCTGTGCTAAGCTCGCGCTGCAGCAGTTTTTCACGCGCGAACGGGTACGCTCAAATACAGTGAAGGCAACTAGGTGA
- a CDS encoding helix-turn-helix transcriptional regulator, which yields MTDRLIRLMRIITLVQAKPGILARELAERCGNSERTIYRDMDALSAMHIPITHLGHGKGYAFIGNFALYPLDWSEEEAAGFSQFGHTLNEIRPLLPAGFEGAYEKVMAADYKYRAEREETMESVRRETGFPWIERRGSRTEFKYFLAEILVAVYKQKSIQADYSENASIEKSIQIDPYCLVPLENRFHLIGYCHQYKGIRTFHLGGFSTVKVLGHTFSKAKFDLKQFMEQKWSLDQDSLQLEFKVRFSERMMEWIKQENMLIKPSKVDRQGRYVYFKVSVEQDIEFVRWIMRFEEEAVIIEPVHYRELLRNQLEKWLSIYK from the coding sequence ATGACAGACCGATTAATTCGGCTGATGCGCATTATTACGCTGGTTCAAGCGAAGCCTGGAATTCTAGCGCGCGAGCTGGCAGAACGCTGCGGCAACAGCGAAAGAACGATATACCGGGATATGGATGCGCTGAGTGCAATGCATATCCCTATCACTCACCTGGGACACGGGAAAGGCTATGCTTTTATTGGGAATTTTGCGCTTTATCCGCTGGATTGGTCGGAGGAGGAAGCGGCTGGTTTTTCCCAGTTCGGCCATACGCTGAATGAGATCAGACCTCTGCTGCCAGCGGGATTCGAAGGGGCTTACGAAAAGGTAATGGCAGCAGATTATAAGTATAGGGCGGAGAGGGAAGAAACTATGGAGAGTGTGAGGAGGGAAACTGGATTTCCCTGGATTGAGCGAAGGGGCTCCCGTACTGAATTTAAGTATTTTTTAGCTGAAATTCTGGTTGCCGTCTATAAACAAAAAAGTATCCAGGCTGACTATAGCGAAAATGCCTCTATAGAAAAAAGTATTCAGATCGACCCTTATTGCCTGGTTCCGCTGGAAAATCGTTTTCATCTGATCGGTTACTGTCATCAATATAAAGGCATCCGCACTTTCCATCTGGGAGGGTTCTCCACTGTGAAGGTGTTGGGCCATACGTTCTCCAAGGCAAAGTTTGATCTGAAGCAGTTTATGGAGCAGAAGTGGTCACTGGATCAGGACAGTCTTCAACTGGAATTTAAAGTCAGATTCTCAGAACGGATGATGGAATGGATCAAGCAAGAGAATATGCTCATCAAGCCAAGCAAGGTGGACCGCCAGGGCCGTTATGTTTATTTCAAGGTTTCAGTAGAGCAAGATATAGAATTTGTGCGCTGGATCATGCGTTTTGAAGAGGAAGCAGTGATCATTGAGCCTGTACACTATCGGGAATTACTCAGAAATCAGCTGGAAAAGTGGCTGTCAATCTACAAATAG
- a CDS encoding ABC transporter ATP-binding protein: MIQPILKIENLHTHFFSDRGEIPAVDGVNLYINPGEVLGVVGESGCGKSVTSLSILGLVPSPPGRIVDGRILFKGRDIVPLKEKEMRKIRGDSVSMIFQEPMTSLNPLFTVGQQIMETVRLHRGLSRKEARAHAIEMLGKVGIPRPEAIIDEYPHQLSGGMRQRVMIAMSISCSPELLIADEPTTALDVTIQAQILDLIRRLNEEQGTAVMMITHDLGVVAEMCHRVAVMYAGKVVEEGSVRDIFKKPLHPYTRGLIQSVPRMDVELERLYSIPGNVPILSNELQGCRFAPRCSSVMEICHRSLPQLTLQEEQHSCRCWLHDSEQEDAV; encoded by the coding sequence TTGATCCAGCCTATTCTGAAGATTGAGAATTTGCATACTCATTTTTTCAGTGACCGCGGCGAAATTCCTGCCGTAGACGGAGTGAATCTGTACATTAATCCAGGTGAGGTTCTGGGTGTGGTAGGGGAATCGGGCTGCGGCAAAAGCGTCACCTCGCTGTCCATCCTGGGGCTGGTTCCAAGCCCGCCGGGCCGGATCGTGGATGGGCGGATTCTGTTCAAGGGCAGGGATATCGTTCCGCTGAAGGAAAAGGAAATGCGCAAGATCCGTGGCGACTCCGTATCAATGATATTTCAGGAGCCGATGACCTCGCTGAATCCGCTGTTTACAGTAGGACAGCAGATTATGGAGACTGTGAGGCTACACCGCGGCCTCTCCAGAAAGGAAGCACGTGCGCATGCCATTGAGATGCTCGGCAAGGTGGGCATCCCCCGGCCGGAGGCGATCATTGATGAGTATCCCCATCAGCTGTCAGGCGGTATGCGCCAGCGGGTGATGATTGCAATGTCCATCTCCTGCAGCCCGGAGCTGCTGATTGCGGATGAACCGACAACGGCACTGGATGTGACGATTCAGGCGCAGATTCTGGACCTGATCCGCAGGCTGAATGAAGAACAGGGCACCGCAGTTATGATGATTACCCATGATCTTGGAGTTGTAGCCGAGATGTGCCACCGCGTTGCCGTCATGTATGCCGGCAAGGTGGTAGAGGAAGGCAGCGTACGTGATATTTTCAAGAAACCGCTGCATCCGTATACCCGCGGGCTGATTCAATCCGTGCCCAGAATGGATGTGGAACTTGAACGGCTCTATTCGATTCCCGGGAATGTGCCGATTCTCAGCAATGAGCTGCAAGGCTGCCGCTTCGCTCCGCGTTGCTCGAGTGTTATGGAAATCTGCCATCGGTCGCTGCCCCAGCTAACCCTGCAAGAGGAGCAGCACAGCTGCAGATGCTGGCTGCACGACAGTGAACAGGAGGATGCTGTATGA
- a CDS encoding ABC transporter ATP-binding protein, which produces MSESLLEVKNLKKYYPITKGFFNRAQGYVKAVDDISFAVKRGETFGLVGESGCGKSTTGRALLRLIEPTAGEVWFEGQEITKLSLEQMRKQRREMQIVFQDPFSSLDPRNTVQRILEEPMIVHGVGNAKERRAAVERLADVVCLAKEHLQRYPHQFSGGQRQRIGIARALALQPKLIIADEPVSALDVSIQSQVVNLMQDLQVEFGLTYIFIAHDLSVVKHICDRVAVMYLGRIVEITDKRKLYAQPKHPYTQALLSAVPEPDPDVRKERVILQGEVPSPSNAPVGCAFNTRCPRVMDVCRSVRPPLLETDPGHLTACHLYDA; this is translated from the coding sequence ATGAGTGAGAGTTTGCTCGAGGTTAAGAATCTCAAGAAGTATTACCCGATCACCAAGGGATTCTTCAACAGGGCACAGGGCTATGTCAAAGCGGTGGATGATATCTCATTCGCGGTGAAGCGCGGCGAAACCTTTGGACTGGTAGGGGAGAGCGGCTGCGGCAAGTCCACAACCGGCCGGGCGCTCCTGCGTCTGATCGAGCCGACGGCAGGCGAGGTCTGGTTCGAGGGACAGGAGATCACCAAGCTGTCGCTGGAACAGATGCGCAAGCAGCGCCGGGAGATGCAGATTGTATTCCAGGACCCGTTCTCTTCGCTGGATCCGCGCAATACCGTGCAGCGGATTCTGGAAGAGCCGATGATCGTGCATGGCGTAGGGAATGCCAAGGAACGCCGGGCGGCAGTGGAAAGGCTGGCGGATGTTGTGTGTCTTGCCAAAGAGCATCTGCAGCGCTATCCGCACCAGTTCTCGGGCGGACAGCGCCAGCGGATCGGGATTGCCAGGGCGCTTGCCCTGCAGCCGAAGCTGATCATCGCCGATGAGCCGGTATCGGCGCTGGATGTATCCATCCAGTCACAGGTTGTGAACCTGATGCAGGATCTGCAGGTTGAGTTTGGTCTGACTTACATATTTATTGCGCATGATCTCAGTGTAGTGAAGCATATCTGTGACCGTGTAGCCGTGATGTACCTTGGCAGAATTGTTGAAATTACAGATAAGCGCAAGCTCTATGCACAGCCCAAACATCCGTATACCCAGGCACTGCTGTCGGCAGTGCCTGAGCCAGACCCGGACGTCCGCAAGGAACGTGTGATTCTGCAGGGCGAGGTGCCAAGTCCGTCCAACGCGCCGGTTGGTTGTGCGTTTAACACCCGCTGTCCGCGCGTGATGGATGTCTGCAGAAGCGTGCGGCCTCCTCTCTTGGAGACAGATCCCGGACATTTGACAGCCTGTCATTTATATGATGCTTAG
- a CDS encoding ABC transporter substrate-binding protein, translating to MKKWSSLALAVMLSTAFALSGCGGNNNAPTEGNASTPTNAAATEAPESTTAAETAQDTLILGRGGDSASLDPAIVTDGESLKIAHQVFDSLLEYKPGTSEVQASLADSWEVAPDGLSYTFKLHPGVKFHDGTDLDAEAVAFNFNRWSDPATEFKFEGDSFDYYDSMFGPEDSRVIKEVKAVDATTVQFTLNQPQAPFLQNIAMTSFGIASPTAIKEKKENFKNEPVGTGPFVFKEWKRNDFITLDKNASYWKEGLPKLNKVIVRSIPDNSARFNALQNGEIDLMEDLSPDDLSTLEGNSGLQKIERPPFNVSYLGFNFKKKPFDNVKVRQALNHAVNKQAIIDAFFSGQATAAVNPMPPSLWGFNEGIADYEYDLEKAKALLAEAGYPDGLPEPVTLYAMPVPRPYMPDGKKVAEAIQADWEKIGVKTVIESPEWATYLDDTKAGEKDDIYMLGWTGDNGDPDNFLYTLLDKDAIPSNNRTFYVNEELHTLLIGAQKETDQAKRSDLYKQAQEIIKADAPWIPLVHTTPLLAGKANLKGFVPGPTGTEYYSEVYFE from the coding sequence ATGAAGAAATGGAGTAGTCTTGCACTTGCCGTAATGCTTAGCACAGCTTTTGCCCTGAGCGGCTGTGGGGGGAACAACAATGCGCCGACAGAAGGAAATGCCAGTACGCCGACTAATGCGGCTGCAACGGAAGCTCCTGAGAGTACAACTGCTGCAGAAACTGCGCAGGATACGTTGATACTGGGACGCGGCGGTGACTCTGCCTCGCTCGACCCGGCGATTGTAACGGATGGTGAATCCCTGAAGATTGCCCATCAGGTGTTCGATTCACTGCTGGAATACAAACCAGGCACTTCAGAAGTACAGGCATCACTGGCGGACAGCTGGGAAGTTGCGCCTGACGGCCTTAGCTACACCTTCAAGCTGCATCCGGGTGTGAAGTTCCATGATGGGACGGATCTGGACGCGGAAGCGGTAGCCTTCAACTTCAACCGCTGGAGTGATCCGGCGACTGAATTCAAATTCGAAGGCGATTCCTTCGATTATTATGATTCCATGTTTGGACCGGAGGACAGCCGCGTAATTAAGGAAGTTAAAGCGGTTGATGCGACCACCGTCCAGTTCACCTTGAACCAGCCGCAGGCTCCATTCCTGCAGAATATTGCCATGACTTCCTTTGGCATCGCCAGTCCGACGGCGATCAAGGAGAAGAAAGAGAACTTCAAGAATGAGCCGGTAGGAACAGGACCGTTCGTGTTCAAGGAATGGAAACGCAATGATTTCATCACACTGGACAAGAACGCCAGCTATTGGAAGGAAGGCCTTCCGAAGCTGAATAAAGTTATTGTTCGTTCCATCCCGGACAACTCGGCCCGGTTCAATGCGCTGCAGAACGGGGAGATCGACCTGATGGAGGATCTTAGTCCTGATGATCTGTCCACGCTGGAAGGCAATAGCGGGCTGCAAAAAATTGAACGCCCGCCATTTAACGTTTCTTATCTGGGCTTCAACTTCAAAAAGAAGCCGTTCGACAATGTAAAGGTTAGACAGGCGCTGAACCATGCCGTCAACAAACAAGCTATTATTGATGCATTTTTCTCCGGCCAGGCAACCGCTGCAGTCAATCCAATGCCGCCGTCACTGTGGGGCTTTAATGAAGGGATTGCCGATTATGAATATGATCTGGAGAAGGCCAAGGCGCTGCTGGCCGAAGCCGGATATCCTGACGGTCTGCCGGAACCCGTAACCCTCTATGCCATGCCGGTACCACGCCCTTACATGCCTGACGGCAAGAAGGTAGCGGAAGCCATTCAAGCCGATTGGGAGAAAATCGGTGTCAAAACCGTAATCGAATCTCCGGAATGGGCTACCTATCTGGATGATACCAAAGCAGGCGAGAAGGATGACATCTACATGCTGGGCTGGACCGGGGATAACGGTGACCCGGATAACTTCCTCTATACGCTGCTGGACAAGGATGCGATTCCGAGCAATAACCGTACCTTCTATGTCAATGAGGAACTGCATACGCTGCTGATCGGCGCACAGAAGGAGACGGATCAGGCGAAACGCTCTGACCTGTACAAGCAGGCTCAGGAGATCATCAAAGCCGATGCACCTTGGATTCCGCTGGTGCATACAACTCCGCTGCTTGCCGGCAAGGCGAACCTCAAAGGATTTGTTCCCGGACCTACAGGGACGGAATATTACAGTGAAGTTTATTTCGAATGA
- a CDS encoding ABC transporter permease — translation MNSYLLKRVMVLIPVLIGMTIIVFSIIHAIPGDPAETILGQKATEQSKQALREQLGLDQPWLQQYFNYMGDLLKGDFGTSIRTKTPIAKEIMPYLAATLELTVASMLFATVVGVNAGILSAWRQNSWFDYTAMIIALVGVSMPIFWLGLMEQLIFSLKLHWLPSIGRMDQRNPIESITNLYVLDSMIAGRWDQLWIVVKHLILPSIALGTIPMAIIARMTRSSMLEVMSSDYIRTAKAKGLSQFFVVYKHALKNALIPVLTVVGLQTGALLGGAVLTETIFAWPGVGRYIFEAISSRDYPVIQTGILVIAFIFVLINLLVDLLYAAVDPRINYK, via the coding sequence TTGAACTCCTACCTATTAAAACGTGTGATGGTACTGATCCCGGTGCTGATTGGAATGACCATTATCGTGTTCTCCATTATCCATGCGATTCCGGGTGATCCGGCAGAAACGATTCTTGGCCAAAAAGCAACGGAGCAGTCCAAGCAGGCGCTGCGGGAGCAACTGGGTCTTGACCAGCCGTGGCTGCAGCAATACTTCAACTATATGGGCGATCTGCTGAAGGGCGATTTCGGTACGTCTATCCGTACCAAAACGCCGATTGCCAAAGAAATAATGCCTTATCTTGCAGCTACGCTGGAGCTTACCGTGGCAAGCATGCTGTTTGCGACGGTGGTAGGAGTAAATGCGGGGATTCTAAGCGCCTGGCGGCAGAACTCGTGGTTCGATTATACCGCGATGATTATTGCGCTAGTCGGGGTGTCGATGCCTATTTTCTGGCTGGGTCTAATGGAACAGCTGATATTCTCGCTGAAGCTGCACTGGCTGCCTTCCATAGGAAGGATGGACCAGCGTAACCCGATAGAGAGCATTACGAATCTGTATGTGCTCGACAGCATGATCGCGGGACGCTGGGACCAGCTATGGATCGTTGTTAAACATCTCATTCTGCCAAGCATCGCGCTGGGGACCATCCCGATGGCGATTATCGCCCGGATGACCCGCTCCAGCATGCTGGAAGTGATGAGCTCCGATTATATCCGTACAGCCAAAGCCAAAGGCTTGTCTCAATTTTTTGTAGTCTACAAGCATGCGCTCAAGAACGCGCTGATTCCCGTGTTGACCGTGGTGGGCCTGCAGACTGGAGCCCTTCTTGGAGGAGCGGTGCTGACCGAGACGATTTTCGCCTGGCCCGGCGTGGGCAGATACATATTTGAGGCGATCAGCTCACGCGACTATCCGGTGATTCAGACAGGCATTCTGGTGATCGCTTTTATCTTTGTGCTTATTAATCTGCTGGTGGATCTGCTGTATGCCGCTGTTGATCCACGCATCAATTACAAGTGA
- a CDS encoding ABC transporter permease, whose amino-acid sequence MAQASLNGAPPMLAEKVTSPWHDAWKAFRKNKTAMLGLCIIVFFILIALLAPLIAPYGYKEQVLVDRLKAPSAAHWFGTDDLGRDLFTRVLYGARISLWVGFFSVIGSIITGTFLGVLAGYYGKWLDMLISRVFDILLAFPSILLAIAIVAILGPSLQNALYAIAIVNIPTYGRLVRAKVLSLKSEEYITAARAIGMKNSRILLTHILPNSLTPIIVQGTLGIATAIIEAAALGFLGLGAQPPDPEWGKMLSDSRQFIQKAPWTVIFPGLSIMLTVLGFNLMGDGMRDVLDPRMKN is encoded by the coding sequence ATGGCACAGGCATCATTAAACGGGGCGCCTCCCATGCTTGCCGAGAAGGTCACCAGTCCCTGGCATGATGCGTGGAAGGCGTTCCGCAAGAACAAAACGGCCATGCTCGGACTGTGTATTATTGTATTCTTTATTCTAATTGCTCTGCTGGCGCCGCTGATTGCACCGTATGGCTATAAGGAGCAGGTGCTGGTAGACCGGCTGAAAGCGCCGTCTGCGGCGCATTGGTTCGGTACGGATGATCTCGGCCGGGATCTGTTCACCCGGGTCCTGTACGGCGCGCGGATTTCACTGTGGGTAGGCTTCTTCTCCGTCATCGGCTCAATTATTACCGGTACTTTCCTGGGGGTGCTGGCCGGTTATTACGGCAAATGGCTCGATATGCTGATCTCCAGAGTGTTCGATATTCTGCTGGCGTTCCCGAGTATTCTGCTGGCCATTGCCATTGTAGCCATTCTGGGGCCATCGTTGCAGAATGCCCTCTACGCTATCGCTATCGTCAATATTCCCACCTATGGCCGGCTGGTGCGTGCCAAGGTGCTGAGTCTGAAGTCCGAGGAGTATATCACGGCAGCAAGGGCAATCGGGATGAAGAACAGCCGGATTCTGCTGACCCATATTCTGCCCAACAGCCTTACGCCAATTATCGTGCAAGGTACGCTCGGGATAGCGACGGCGATTATTGAAGCGGCAGCATTGGGTTTTCTCGGACTGGGGGCGCAGCCGCCTGACCCGGAATGGGGCAAAATGCTCTCCGATTCACGCCAGTTTATTCAAAAAGCACCCTGGACCGTTATTTTTCCGGGATTGTCGATCATGCTGACTGTACTTGGATTTAATCTGATGGGAGACGGCATGCGTGATGTGCTGGACCCGCGGATGAAGAATTAG
- the modA gene encoding molybdate ABC transporter substrate-binding protein: MLKKLAMTMLAVMLFAGISAVPEVEVQAAAKKTEIVISAAASLQDSLDKIAVLYEKQHPGIDLIFNYGASGTLQKQIEQGAPADLFFSAGDKQMNALVEGGLITDHTKLLKNQLVLVVPADSAAKLTTIAQLADRTFKRVAVGQPESVPAGQYAQQALTAKKLWDPLQSKLVFAKDVRQVLSYVETGNVDAGFVYKTDALTSSKVKIALTVGPHVHKAINYPVGIVKGSKNGTAAKAFYSYVQSKAATDIFTSYGFKLPQ, from the coding sequence ATGTTAAAGAAATTGGCGATGACCATGCTGGCTGTAATGCTGTTTGCGGGGATATCTGCGGTACCTGAGGTTGAGGTGCAGGCTGCCGCGAAGAAGACGGAGATCGTGATATCGGCAGCAGCCAGCCTGCAGGATAGCTTGGACAAGATCGCCGTTCTCTATGAGAAGCAGCATCCGGGTATTGACCTGATATTCAACTACGGCGCTTCCGGCACCCTGCAGAAGCAGATCGAACAAGGGGCGCCAGCGGATCTGTTCTTCTCGGCTGGTGACAAGCAGATGAATGCCCTGGTGGAGGGAGGCCTGATCACCGATCATACCAAGCTGCTGAAGAACCAACTGGTGCTGGTTGTGCCGGCAGATTCGGCAGCCAAGCTTACGACGATTGCCCAGCTTGCCGACAGAACGTTTAAGCGGGTAGCCGTAGGGCAGCCTGAATCGGTACCGGCGGGCCAATATGCACAGCAGGCGCTCACAGCCAAGAAACTCTGGGATCCTCTGCAGAGCAAGCTGGTTTTTGCCAAGGATGTACGCCAGGTGTTATCTTATGTAGAAACAGGGAATGTGGATGCCGGCTTCGTCTATAAGACCGATGCGCTCACCTCCTCTAAAGTGAAAATCGCTTTGACGGTAGGCCCTCATGTGCATAAGGCAATCAACTACCCGGTAGGGATTGTGAAGGGCAGCAAGAATGGGACGGCAGCCAAAGCCTTTTATAGCTATGTGCAGTCCAAAGCCGCCACGGACATCTTTACAAGCTATGGATTTAAGCTTCCACAATAA
- the modB gene encoding molybdate ABC transporter permease subunit, with amino-acid sequence MELNWNEFLAPVWLSLKISVITSIIVFILASAVAKAMAGRRFPGQSLVETILLLPLVLPPTVVGFVLLVMLGRRSWIGRWYEQWTEQTILFTWGAAVIAAVVVAFPLVYRTVKAGFEGVEKDLEDAARAQGASELQVLRYVTLPLAGRSLAAGYVLGFARGLGEFGATIMVAGNIPGRTQTVPTAIYVAVDGGNMTLAWLWVCSIIAISAAMLMFVNRRWT; translated from the coding sequence ATGGAGTTGAACTGGAATGAATTTCTTGCCCCAGTCTGGCTTTCGCTCAAAATTTCGGTCATTACCAGCATCATTGTATTTATCCTGGCCTCCGCTGTGGCTAAGGCGATGGCAGGCAGGAGGTTCCCGGGACAAAGTCTGGTCGAGACTATCCTGCTGCTGCCGCTGGTACTGCCGCCTACGGTTGTAGGTTTCGTACTTCTGGTCATGCTGGGACGCCGGAGCTGGATTGGAAGATGGTATGAGCAGTGGACGGAGCAGACCATCCTGTTTACTTGGGGGGCTGCGGTGATTGCTGCAGTTGTAGTCGCCTTCCCGCTGGTATACCGGACAGTCAAAGCGGGATTTGAGGGGGTCGAGAAGGACCTTGAGGATGCGGCGCGTGCCCAGGGCGCCAGTGAGCTGCAGGTGCTGCGTTATGTCACCCTGCCGCTGGCCGGCCGGTCGCTTGCCGCAGGGTATGTGCTTGGTTTCGCCAGAGGACTGGGCGAATTCGGCGCTACGATCATGGTGGCTGGAAATATTCCCGGACGCACGCAGACGGTGCCCACTGCGATCTATGTGGCCGTGGACGGCGGCAATATGACGCTGGCCTGGCTGTGGGTTTGTTCTATCATAGCCATTTCTGCGGCCATGCTGATGTTCGTCAACCGTCGCTGGACCTGA
- a CDS encoding RNA polymerase sigma factor produces the protein MISDKQLVERIYEGRPEALEPLIGRYKDDLYRFCRHLTLNSTDAEDLFQDVWVRVIRKLHQYDCERPFKAWLFQVTLNLYRDSYRKWKKRWRLMALEPGAADATLLRIKDTAPLMEETLLQREERAELETSLRRLPKRYLAPLTLYYYQEFSYEEIAYMLDIPLGTVKSRLNQGKKLLKEILKQGKEGT, from the coding sequence ATGATTAGCGACAAACAGCTGGTGGAACGAATCTATGAAGGCCGCCCGGAGGCACTGGAGCCGCTCATCGGCAGATATAAGGACGATTTGTACCGCTTTTGCCGCCACTTGACCCTGAATTCAACCGATGCTGAGGATTTGTTCCAGGACGTATGGGTACGCGTGATCCGCAAATTGCATCAATATGACTGTGAGCGGCCGTTTAAAGCCTGGTTGTTTCAGGTCACCCTTAATCTCTACAGGGACAGCTACCGGAAATGGAAAAAACGCTGGAGGCTAATGGCGCTTGAGCCGGGTGCTGCAGATGCCACGCTGCTCCGAATCAAGGACACTGCTCCTCTGATGGAGGAGACGCTGCTGCAACGTGAGGAGCGTGCGGAACTGGAGACCAGCCTTCGCCGGCTGCCTAAACGTTATCTGGCACCCTTGACTCTTTATTATTATCAGGAATTCAGCTATGAAGAAATTGCTTATATGCTGGACATTCCGCTTGGGACGGTGAAATCGAGGTTGAATCAGGGGAAAAAGCTGCTGAAGGAAATACTTAAGCAAGGGAAGGAAGGGACGTAA